Proteins found in one Maridesulfovibrio sp. genomic segment:
- a CDS encoding iron ABC transporter permease: MHFDDGQIPAEYSRHIRQKSFFLGAGLLLAGTMLIASIGMGPVSISAPEALLTLLGDTVSKRFDLIIWNIRLPQALTALAAGAGLSVAGAVMQAILRNPLGSPFTLGISHAAAFGAAVSVMLLDLGTMASSNVGAVTINSPYLTTLTAFGFSLVATFAIIAISRSRRATPEVMVLTGVALGALFTAGTMFLQYFADDVQLAAMVFWTFGDVARTTWTELGIICAVTAAAYIWFTANRWNFNAIEAGDETAKGLGVKVERVRLTGMLLASLVTAVIVSFLGIIGFVGLVCPHMVRRLIGDDYRFLLPASCLVGAILLLAADTAARLMLAPNVLPVSVLTAFLGAPVFIWLIIRGNK; encoded by the coding sequence ATGCATTTTGATGACGGACAAATTCCTGCTGAATATTCCCGACACATCAGGCAGAAATCTTTCTTTCTCGGAGCAGGGCTGCTACTGGCCGGAACAATGCTGATCGCCTCCATCGGCATGGGACCGGTTTCGATTTCAGCCCCTGAAGCGTTGCTGACCCTGCTTGGAGATACAGTTTCCAAAAGATTCGACCTGATCATCTGGAATATCCGACTTCCGCAGGCCCTGACAGCCCTTGCCGCGGGAGCGGGACTCTCCGTGGCAGGGGCAGTCATGCAGGCAATCCTGCGAAACCCGCTGGGATCACCTTTTACACTTGGGATTTCCCATGCCGCAGCATTCGGGGCCGCCGTATCGGTCATGCTGCTTGATCTCGGAACCATGGCCAGCTCCAACGTGGGCGCAGTAACCATCAACTCACCCTACCTGACCACCTTAACTGCTTTCGGATTCAGCCTGGTCGCGACTTTTGCCATCATAGCTATATCCCGCAGCCGACGGGCCACCCCGGAGGTAATGGTGCTTACCGGAGTCGCACTTGGAGCGCTTTTCACCGCTGGCACCATGTTCCTGCAATATTTTGCTGATGACGTGCAACTGGCGGCCATGGTGTTCTGGACCTTCGGGGACGTAGCCCGGACAACATGGACCGAACTGGGCATCATCTGCGCGGTAACAGCCGCAGCCTACATCTGGTTCACGGCAAACCGCTGGAATTTCAATGCCATTGAAGCCGGCGACGAAACTGCCAAGGGACTTGGTGTAAAGGTTGAACGGGTCCGCTTGACCGGGATGCTGCTGGCCTCGCTTGTTACCGCGGTGATTGTATCCTTTCTGGGCATAATCGGATTCGTAGGGCTGGTCTGCCCGCATATGGTCAGGCGTTTGATAGGTGATGATTACCGCTTTCTGCTTCCGGCCTCCTGTCTGGTCGGCGCAATCCTTCTGCTGGCAGCTGACACCGCGGCAAGGCTCATGCTCGCCCCGAACGTACTTCCGGTCTCGGTGCTTACCGCCTTTCTCGGAGCTCCGGTCTTCATCTGGCTGATCATCAGGGGTAACAAATGA
- a CDS encoding ABC transporter ATP-binding protein, giving the protein MNINVKGINFSYNATAILKDVNFHVHQGELLAILGPNGAGKTTLLKCMNAIHRPAQGSVLVKDKDVFKLASDDIARLIGYVPQRVDPARLTVFDAVLMGRKPHIKWRVRDHDIKIVDAALKRLSLNHLSLRYIDLLSGGELQKVSIARALVQEPDVLLLDEPTSSLDLKNQLEILRTVRAVVKGHRVSAIMTMHDLNTALRYADKFIFLKDGTVCGCGGKECVSPEIIEQVYGVEVEIEMRKGCPVIHPVEDLEAQDYEHEHSHEYNHEIRQ; this is encoded by the coding sequence ATGAATATTAATGTGAAGGGCATCAATTTCAGCTACAACGCAACTGCAATTCTTAAGGATGTCAATTTCCATGTGCATCAAGGAGAGCTGCTGGCCATACTTGGCCCCAACGGCGCCGGCAAAACAACCCTGCTCAAATGCATGAACGCCATACACAGGCCTGCACAGGGCTCCGTTCTGGTCAAGGATAAAGATGTTTTCAAACTTGCTTCCGACGACATTGCCCGTTTGATAGGTTATGTTCCGCAACGGGTGGACCCGGCCCGGCTGACCGTCTTTGACGCTGTCCTCATGGGCCGCAAACCGCATATCAAATGGAGGGTCCGCGACCATGACATTAAAATCGTTGACGCGGCTCTAAAACGACTCTCCCTGAACCATCTTTCCCTGCGCTACATAGATCTACTCAGCGGAGGAGAACTGCAAAAGGTCAGCATCGCCCGCGCCCTTGTGCAGGAACCGGATGTGCTTCTGCTGGATGAACCTACCAGTTCCCTTGATCTCAAAAACCAGCTTGAGATACTGCGCACGGTGCGAGCGGTGGTGAAAGGACACCGGGTCTCAGCCATCATGACCATGCATGACCTGAATACCGCCCTGCGCTACGCGGACAAATTCATTTTCCTCAAGGATGGAACGGTCTGCGGTTGCGGTGGCAAAGAGTGTGTCAGTCCGGAAATTATAGAACAGGTATACGGCGTGGAAGTTGAAATCGAGATGCGCAAAGGCTGTCCGGTCATCCATCCCGTTGAAGACCTCGAAGCACAGGACTACGAACACGAACATTCTCACGAATACAATCATGAGATAAGACAATAA
- a CDS encoding FmdE family protein: MTAYFSQEQLERTIEFHGHQCPGLAIGVRAAELCLSELGHNSESPIVAICETDMCGVDAIQFLTGCSIGKGNLILKDHGKMSFTFYRRKDGKGLRALLNPDYIAELRAEMSRLMGLNDPTAEEKEKCTRLRAECEKKYYEADLTEMFIKQEPQIRMPRPAAILQSLTCEDCGEMHMESRSRRFAGRTLCLDCFEKVEQKI, translated from the coding sequence ATGACTGCGTATTTCTCTCAAGAACAGCTCGAACGAACCATTGAATTCCACGGTCACCAGTGCCCTGGACTAGCCATCGGAGTACGTGCCGCAGAATTATGTCTGAGCGAGCTGGGACATAACTCCGAATCCCCTATCGTAGCCATCTGCGAAACCGACATGTGCGGAGTGGACGCCATCCAGTTCCTCACAGGATGCTCCATAGGTAAAGGCAATCTTATCCTTAAAGATCACGGCAAGATGTCCTTCACATTTTACAGGCGTAAAGATGGAAAAGGGTTGCGGGCTTTGCTCAATCCCGATTACATTGCTGAGCTGCGGGCTGAAATGAGTCGACTTATGGGGCTGAATGACCCCACTGCTGAAGAAAAGGAAAAATGCACCCGGCTGCGCGCTGAATGTGAAAAGAAATATTACGAAGCTGATCTTACAGAGATGTTTATAAAACAGGAACCGCAGATAAGAATGCCCCGTCCTGCGGCTATACTGCAATCACTCACCTGTGAAGATTGCGGAGAGATGCACATGGAATCGCGTTCGCGGAGATTCGCGGGCCGAACCCTGTGTTTAGACTGCTTTGAAAAAGTTGAGCAGAAAATATAA
- a CDS encoding OmpA family protein translates to MKKLAFLIILILGCASFSYAGQDGFAANSDDILTMITNPGGRAFLKIEFKVNSSKISKKTYPVVDSLGTALTSGPGSSMQVKLVGHTDSVGAEEYNRSLSLKRAEAVKNYLAVHFGIDPDRIEIDGMGEDQPIASNDSAKGRAQNRRVEVINITKKEEAPKMYKELDTKNLW, encoded by the coding sequence ATGAAAAAATTAGCTTTCCTGATTATACTTATCCTTGGCTGCGCGTCTTTTTCTTACGCAGGGCAGGATGGTTTTGCTGCAAATTCTGATGATATCCTGACTATGATTACCAATCCCGGCGGCAGGGCGTTCCTGAAAATCGAGTTTAAAGTCAATTCATCAAAAATCAGTAAAAAAACTTATCCGGTGGTGGATTCGCTGGGTACGGCACTTACTTCCGGACCCGGTTCATCCATGCAGGTTAAGCTGGTGGGCCATACCGATTCAGTCGGGGCCGAAGAATATAACCGCTCCTTGAGCCTTAAGCGCGCCGAAGCAGTTAAGAATTATCTTGCGGTTCATTTCGGTATTGATCCTGACCGGATCGAGATTGACGGCATGGGCGAGGATCAACCCATCGCTTCCAACGATAGCGCTAAGGGCCGGGCCCAAAATCGCAGGGTTGAAGTTATCAACATCACTAAAAAGGAAGAAGCTCCCAAGATGTATAAAGAGCTGGACACCAAAAATCTCTGGTAG
- the arfB gene encoding alternative ribosome rescue aminoacyl-tRNA hydrolase ArfB, which produces MISITSTLSIPDNEISFFASRSSGPGGQHVNKTSSKVTLVFNIQESESLSDHQKHLLSTRLSGRINARGELQLSCEEHRSQFRNKEEAVARFAKIVADALKPVRKRRKTKMPYAAKRRRLDNKKKRSQIKQGRSKPSY; this is translated from the coding sequence ATGATAAGTATCACTTCCACATTGTCCATACCTGACAATGAAATTAGTTTTTTTGCCAGCCGCAGTTCCGGTCCCGGCGGTCAACATGTGAATAAGACTTCCTCCAAGGTCACTCTGGTGTTTAACATTCAGGAATCCGAAAGCTTGAGTGACCACCAGAAGCATCTGCTCAGTACCCGTCTGAGCGGGCGCATAAATGCCCGGGGAGAACTGCAGCTTTCCTGTGAGGAACACCGCAGCCAGTTCCGAAATAAGGAAGAAGCGGTTGCCCGGTTCGCGAAAATAGTTGCCGATGCATTGAAGCCCGTACGCAAAAGACGTAAGACCAAAATGCCATATGCTGCAAAGCGAAGACGCCTTGATAACAAGAAAAAACGCTCTCAAATTAAGCAGGGCCGCTCAAAACCATCGTACTAA
- a CDS encoding NifB/NifX family molybdenum-iron cluster-binding protein, translating to MKIALPSRNGMVDGHFGHCEAFTIFTLDDAKNIIEEETLTPPPGCGCKSNIVPQLSEKGVELLLAGNMGQGAVNLLQNSGIQVIRGCDGDLKETVAKWAAGSLTDSAIVCDDHESCGNH from the coding sequence ATGAAAATCGCACTTCCTTCCAGAAACGGAATGGTTGACGGACACTTTGGTCATTGTGAAGCTTTCACCATTTTCACTCTGGATGATGCAAAAAACATCATCGAAGAAGAAACACTCACACCTCCCCCGGGCTGCGGATGTAAATCCAACATCGTGCCCCAACTTTCCGAAAAAGGTGTAGAACTCCTGCTGGCTGGCAACATGGGACAGGGAGCAGTCAACCTCTTGCAGAACAGCGGCATTCAGGTTATCCGCGGTTGCGATGGAGACCTCAAGGAAACTGTAGCCAAATGGGCAGCCGGCTCCCTGACCGACTCCGCTATCGTCTGCGACGATCACGAATCCTGCGGAAACCACTAA
- a CDS encoding YchJ family protein produces MNECPCGSGNAYESCCEPYITGKEPAPTAEALMRSRYTAFAVERVDYLGDTLAPESKHDYDEAQVKVWAETSTWLGLEIVSTSKGLADDETGEVEFIAKFKQQGATHTHHEMSHFEKRDGNWIYIDGDIVPPKPIKKDKKIGRNEPCPCGSGKKYKKCCG; encoded by the coding sequence ATGAATGAATGTCCCTGCGGTTCCGGCAATGCTTATGAAAGCTGCTGCGAACCATACATCACAGGAAAAGAGCCTGCACCTACCGCCGAAGCACTCATGCGTTCCCGCTACACAGCTTTCGCTGTGGAAAGAGTAGACTACCTCGGTGACACTCTCGCACCGGAAAGCAAGCATGACTATGATGAAGCACAGGTCAAAGTATGGGCGGAAACATCCACATGGCTCGGCCTTGAAATTGTTTCTACCTCCAAGGGCCTTGCTGATGACGAAACCGGTGAAGTTGAATTCATCGCCAAATTCAAACAGCAGGGAGCTACCCATACTCACCACGAGATGAGTCACTTTGAAAAAAGAGACGGGAACTGGATATACATTGATGGTGATATAGTACCCCCGAAGCCGATCAAAAAAGACAAAAAGATCGGCCGCAACGAACCCTGCCCCTGCGGCAGCGGCAAGAAATACAAAAAGTGTTGCGGTTAA
- a CDS encoding CBS and ACT domain-containing protein yields the protein MLVENWMTKEVITITPDRSMMKAAKLLKDNNISRLPIVDEDGVLVGIISDRDIKEASPSKATTLDMHELYYLLSEIKIKDIMSRKVFTVSIDDTVEKAAVIMEKNKIGGVPVVDAENKCVGIITTTDVFKVLTSITGVFDGGVQVGLALSNAPGSLNGVLDYLKDNGGRVMSILTSYEPEQENMRHVFIRIHDMDKATLNKIKQGLSDNFNLLYWTRDSVNGLTS from the coding sequence ATGCTGGTTGAGAACTGGATGACTAAAGAAGTAATTACTATCACCCCCGACCGTTCAATGATGAAGGCTGCGAAATTGTTGAAGGATAACAACATCAGCAGGTTGCCTATTGTTGACGAGGACGGAGTACTTGTCGGTATAATCTCAGACCGTGACATCAAGGAAGCTTCTCCCTCCAAAGCGACCACACTTGATATGCATGAGCTTTACTATCTGCTCTCGGAAATCAAGATCAAGGACATCATGTCCCGCAAGGTTTTTACTGTTTCTATCGATGATACTGTGGAAAAAGCCGCTGTTATCATGGAAAAGAATAAAATCGGCGGTGTTCCGGTTGTTGATGCTGAGAACAAGTGTGTGGGCATCATCACCACCACCGATGTTTTCAAGGTCCTGACCAGCATCACCGGTGTTTTCGACGGCGGCGTACAGGTTGGCCTCGCCCTTTCCAATGCTCCCGGGTCACTTAACGGAGTGCTTGACTATCTGAAGGATAACGGTGGACGGGTTATGTCCATCCTTACCTCTTATGAGCCGGAGCAGGAAAATATGCGCCATGTCTTCATCCGTATCCATGACATGGACAAAGCCACCCTGAACAAGATCAAGCAGGGGCTTTCCGATAATTTCAATCTGCTTTATTGGACCAGAGATTCCGTAAACGGACTGACTTCATAA
- a CDS encoding peptidase U32 family protein, translating to MTYTEDKSDTPDFARPILNDMPELLCPAGNMEKLETAVTYGADAVYLGAGDLNLRSAGAGFKWDELPAAFELCRNNNVQAYFCVNAYPKEKDLAKVRADLEKLSVCPPDGLIIADPGVLMLASEILPDIPVHISTQANTGNSEAAKFWKKFGAARVNLARELSASDVSDIAGKCPDMELEMFVHGAMCMAISGRCFLSAWLNERSANMGRCTHPCRFEYKATGLRVEEKTRPGQDVWEAVEHDGYTEFFAAEDLCLVNYVRMLARLGIASLKIEGRTKSSSYLAQVVDVYRTVIDRAKEGAPLPASAMPELINAATRPLTTAFFKKSGPSRIAEPPSKEERKPVVARVLERREDGSWLLSVKARWEEDCDVEILVPGLERPLIDSGSYSFEATNGEPKDVIHSGTQAILRCDHPAVAPGLFFRKG from the coding sequence ATGACTTACACAGAAGATAAATCCGATACTCCCGACTTTGCTCGCCCTATCCTTAACGATATGCCGGAACTGCTGTGTCCGGCCGGAAACATGGAAAAATTGGAAACCGCGGTTACTTATGGGGCAGACGCAGTCTACCTAGGAGCGGGTGACCTTAATCTGCGTTCCGCCGGTGCCGGGTTTAAGTGGGATGAACTGCCTGCCGCTTTTGAATTATGCCGTAATAATAACGTGCAGGCCTATTTTTGCGTTAATGCCTATCCTAAGGAAAAAGATCTGGCCAAAGTTCGCGCAGATCTTGAGAAATTATCCGTCTGTCCGCCGGACGGGCTGATCATAGCAGACCCCGGTGTGCTCATGCTTGCATCCGAAATACTGCCGGATATACCGGTGCACATCAGTACTCAGGCGAATACAGGGAATAGCGAGGCCGCAAAGTTCTGGAAAAAATTCGGAGCTGCGAGGGTCAATCTGGCCCGTGAACTTTCCGCCTCCGACGTAAGCGATATTGCCGGAAAGTGTCCTGACATGGAGCTGGAGATGTTCGTGCATGGAGCCATGTGCATGGCAATTTCCGGGCGCTGCTTCCTTAGTGCATGGCTTAATGAACGTTCTGCGAATATGGGACGCTGCACTCATCCCTGCCGTTTTGAATATAAAGCCACCGGTCTGCGGGTGGAAGAGAAAACCCGTCCCGGTCAGGATGTCTGGGAAGCGGTTGAGCATGACGGTTACACAGAGTTTTTTGCGGCTGAGGATCTTTGCCTTGTTAATTATGTGCGCATGCTGGCCCGGCTGGGCATAGCTTCCCTGAAAATTGAGGGACGCACCAAGAGTTCTTCCTACCTTGCTCAGGTGGTGGATGTTTACCGCACGGTGATCGACAGGGCGAAAGAGGGCGCCCCTCTACCCGCTAGCGCCATGCCGGAATTGATAAATGCCGCCACCCGTCCGCTGACTACTGCATTCTTCAAGAAATCCGGTCCCAGCAGAATTGCCGAGCCTCCTTCCAAGGAAGAGCGTAAGCCCGTAGTGGCCAGAGTGCTTGAACGCCGGGAAGACGGATCATGGCTGCTTTCCGTGAAAGCCCGCTGGGAAGAGGATTGCGATGTGGAAATTCTTGTTCCCGGATTGGAAAGGCCGCTGATTGATTCCGGGAGTTATTCTTTTGAAGCAACCAATGGTGAACCTAAGGATGTGATTCATTCCGGCACACAGGCAATCCTGCGTTGCGATCATCCTGCTGTTGCGCCGGGCCTGTTTTTCCGTAAAGGGTGA
- a CDS encoding PHP domain-containing protein, with the protein MSAIDLHTHSTASDGTFSPAELVRAAKESGLTAIALTDHDTMEGLPEALEVGVKTGLEVIPGCELSVHSDVGVLHVVGLWVDPYSERLKRVFEDIRARRVERNEAVINKLQGLGFDITMEEVQGQAAGTIGRPHMARVMIQKGYAKSFDEVFNEYLGKKGKAYSPKNNISAEDAFELLRSSDATPVLAHPFLLSSDDEILDREVARLREMGLQGIEVYYSSHTIEMTDRIKRLARKYGLQPSGGSDFHGYVKPDIKLGKGTGNLFVHHSVLDGLKAFRQSRGLKI; encoded by the coding sequence ATGAGTGCCATTGACCTGCATACCCATTCCACCGCTTCAGACGGAACATTCAGCCCTGCGGAGCTTGTAAGGGCAGCAAAAGAATCCGGACTTACAGCCATAGCCCTGACTGACCACGACACCATGGAAGGACTCCCGGAAGCCCTTGAAGTAGGCGTAAAAACCGGTCTGGAAGTGATTCCGGGCTGTGAGCTCAGCGTGCATAGCGATGTAGGTGTTCTGCATGTTGTCGGCCTTTGGGTAGATCCGTATTCCGAACGTTTAAAGCGAGTTTTTGAAGACATACGCGCCAGACGAGTGGAGCGTAATGAAGCTGTTATCAATAAATTACAAGGGCTCGGCTTTGACATAACCATGGAAGAAGTGCAGGGTCAGGCCGCCGGAACAATAGGCCGGCCGCACATGGCCCGGGTTATGATTCAGAAGGGATATGCGAAGAGTTTCGACGAGGTCTTCAATGAATATCTGGGCAAAAAGGGTAAAGCCTACAGCCCCAAGAATAATATCTCGGCTGAAGATGCGTTCGAGTTATTGAGGTCCAGTGATGCTACTCCAGTTCTGGCCCATCCTTTTCTGCTCAGTTCAGATGATGAAATTTTGGACCGCGAGGTGGCCCGGTTAAGAGAAATGGGTTTGCAGGGGATTGAAGTCTACTACAGTTCCCACACCATTGAGATGACCGACAGGATTAAGCGTCTTGCCCGCAAATACGGTCTGCAACCCAGTGGCGGCTCTGATTTTCATGGCTATGTAAAGCCGGATATCAAGCTCGGCAAGGGAACCGGAAATTTGTTTGTGCATCACAGTGTGCTTGATGGACTTAAAGCCTTTAGACAGTCCAGAGGGCTGAAAATTTAG
- a CDS encoding Trm112 family protein, with protein MTLNKELIDILVCPKCKGELNLLEGETGLECENCKVVYPVKDEIPIMLADDAVPADKWEKK; from the coding sequence ATGACTCTTAACAAAGAACTGATCGACATACTTGTTTGCCCCAAATGCAAGGGCGAACTGAATCTTCTGGAAGGGGAAACCGGACTTGAATGTGAAAACTGCAAAGTCGTCTATCCCGTAAAAGATGAAATTCCGATCATGCTAGCAGACGATGCTGTTCCCGCTGACAAGTGGGAAAAGAAATAA
- a CDS encoding peptidylprolyl isomerase, whose translation MSQAKDGDKIRVHYAGSLEDGTEFDSSYKRGEPLEIVLGQGMLIKGFEDAVKGLSAGEKVKATISPEEGYGPYHEEHTFEVDRNQIPPEINPEVGMMLQVNTDQGVTNVTIKSVSDEKVVLDGNHPLAGQTMIFEIELLEILA comes from the coding sequence ATGTCCCAAGCCAAAGACGGCGACAAAATCCGCGTCCACTATGCCGGTTCTCTTGAAGACGGAACCGAATTTGATTCCTCATACAAAAGAGGAGAACCTCTTGAGATAGTTCTCGGTCAAGGCATGCTGATCAAGGGTTTTGAAGACGCTGTCAAAGGCCTCTCTGCTGGCGAAAAGGTAAAAGCTACCATCAGCCCCGAAGAAGGCTACGGCCCTTACCACGAAGAACACACCTTCGAAGTGGACCGCAACCAGATTCCGCCGGAAATCAACCCCGAAGTGGGCATGATGCTCCAGGTTAACACCGATCAGGGTGTTACCAACGTGACCATAAAATCCGTATCCGATGAAAAAGTCGTTCTTGACGGCAACCATCCTCTCGCTGGTCAGACCATGATTTTCGAGATTGAACTGCTTGAAATTCTGGCTTAG
- a CDS encoding Hsp20/alpha crystallin family protein produces the protein MVIDFGSFYNFPYEFDKIFHDVFNPHHQNRRKASYPPLNISESEKNIYIRAEIPGISIEDMEITITAKNMVLKGERKLPEGRYFRQERPSGVFQRIISINTTVDVDNVKASIKDGILNIVLPKTEASVPKKVDIAIE, from the coding sequence ATGGTTATCGACTTTGGTTCATTCTATAACTTTCCGTATGAGTTTGATAAAATCTTTCATGACGTATTCAATCCACATCATCAGAACAGGAGAAAAGCGTCATACCCTCCTCTCAACATAAGTGAGAGTGAAAAAAACATATACATTCGTGCGGAGATACCGGGAATTTCCATTGAAGATATGGAAATTACTATCACGGCCAAGAATATGGTTCTTAAAGGGGAACGAAAACTACCTGAAGGAAGATACTTTAGACAGGAAAGACCATCCGGGGTATTTCAAAGAATTATATCTATAAATACTACTGTTGATGTGGATAATGTTAAAGCATCAATTAAGGATGGAATACTGAATATTGTACTTCCCAAAACAGAAGCTTCCGTTCCCAAAAAAGTTGACATTGCAATAGAATAA
- a CDS encoding Hsp20/alpha crystallin family protein: protein MSTEMNIEKFSPATDIIENEQGFYMYVDLPGVSKEALDIDLDENTLIVSGKAAAALGEDEKFLDQEFCEGQYTRRFTIADVVDRENIKANLKNGVLELFLPKMPEVQPRKIQITSE from the coding sequence ATGAGTACTGAAATGAATATTGAAAAATTCAGCCCCGCAACCGACATCATTGAAAATGAACAGGGCTTTTACATGTATGTGGATCTTCCCGGTGTAAGCAAAGAAGCCCTTGATATAGACCTTGATGAAAACACCCTCATCGTATCAGGCAAAGCAGCAGCCGCACTCGGCGAAGATGAAAAATTCCTCGATCAGGAATTCTGCGAAGGCCAGTACACCCGCAGATTCACAATCGCGGATGTTGTAGACCGCGAAAACATCAAGGCCAACCTTAAAAACGGAGTTCTGGAACTCTTCCTGCCTAAAATGCCGGAAGTCCAGCCCCGAAAAATACAAATTACGAGTGAATAG
- a CDS encoding peptidylprolyl isomerase, with product MKLFKILFISALFCAALFAGTANAAGKSVFVKIQTNMGNIVMELDQEKAPATVENFLRYVNEGHYDGTIFHRVIDGFMIQGGNFDKNMQKRPTHAPIQNEARNGLYNDKYTVAMARTNDPHSATDQFFINVANNNFLNFKSESGSGWGYAVFGKVIGGKKVVDKIAKAVTFRKGAYDDVPVKPITIIKAEELKQ from the coding sequence ATGAAACTATTCAAAATATTATTTATCAGCGCCCTCTTCTGTGCAGCCCTTTTCGCGGGAACCGCCAATGCGGCCGGCAAATCCGTTTTCGTAAAAATCCAGACCAATATGGGCAACATTGTCATGGAACTGGATCAGGAGAAAGCTCCTGCTACCGTGGAGAACTTCCTGCGCTATGTTAACGAAGGCCATTATGACGGAACAATCTTTCATCGCGTAATCGACGGATTCATGATTCAGGGTGGTAACTTCGATAAAAATATGCAGAAACGCCCCACCCACGCCCCCATTCAAAATGAAGCCCGCAACGGACTCTACAACGACAAATACACCGTAGCCATGGCCCGGACTAATGACCCCCACTCCGCCACAGACCAGTTCTTCATCAACGTTGCAAACAACAATTTTCTCAACTTTAAATCCGAATCCGGGTCAGGATGGGGTTACGCTGTTTTCGGCAAAGTCATCGGCGGTAAGAAAGTTGTCGATAAAATCGCTAAAGCAGTGACCTTCCGCAAGGGAGCCTACGATGATGTCCCGGTTAAACCCATTACCATAATCAAGGCTGAAGAACTTAAACAATAG